In Apium graveolens cultivar Ventura chromosome 10, ASM990537v1, whole genome shotgun sequence, the following are encoded in one genomic region:
- the LOC141693640 gene encoding uncharacterized protein LOC141693640: MKKLRKKVVERKRRVEKGKDVTVRRTMRSLVNNSQKATDGVKSPPTSLKPVGRHPSPPLLPPPPLPVDLTKLERIPNNQGIGTMDSYLEIQKQKKEMQNTHDK, encoded by the exons ATGAAGAAATTAAGAAAAAAGGTTGTAGAG CGCAAAAGGAGGGTTGAGAAGGGAAAGGATGTCACGGTCAGACGAACGATGCGTTCATTAGTTAATAATTCTCAAAAG GCTACTGATGGGGTGAAATCACCACCTACGTCCTTAAAACCAGTTGGCCGCCATCCATCCCCTCCACTACTTCCACCCCCTCCACTACCTGTTGATCTCACCAAGCTAGAAAGGATTCCTAACAACCAAGGAATTGGTACTATGGATTCATACTTGGAAATTCAAAAACAGAAAAAGGAAATGCAAAACACACATGACAA GTAA